ctttcttcttttcacaCAAAAATCTTTGACCATTTTCACTAATgtctaaattttaataatttcttttcctttttatatatatatatatatagagaggtGTTCAGACTAATTTGCTTGCACTTTCACTTATCTCTTGGAACAATGTGTCAAGTTTTATAACATTTGGGTGTCAAAAGAACTTGTAGGATATTAAATTCTAAATAGATGACcatcaaatttttaattattaaaaaaatatgtttttaagaAAGTTGTCGTAAATAAATGATGGAaaacacaattttaaaaaattacatgaaaagTAATTTACACTTTCATTGCTCTTTCAAGGTCAAAATAAATCAACTCACACGTACCATATGAAAGGCTTAACGTTAATTATGAACCTATgctattcaattttaatttgaggTAGTCGGCCTGAATTTTGGGCTAACACGAAATATGTCATGCTTCTTAAAACTTTAGGGACCATTTAGAAGAATAAATATTATAAGgctataattataatattttgttgtagtAAATACTATTTTGTACCTTTAAATTACTTATATAGTCAAATACTATTTCAAATCGATTCCATTTGCTATAGTATTCTACGTGCGTCATCATTTACAGACACTACCAAAACGACCTTATTATGTCGAATCCTGGGCTCTTGTCACCTTTGAGCAAAAAAGCAAGAGCGAGTAgggaagaaagaaaatcaaaaCCCAAAGGATTGAGAGAAGCTAAAGGAGTAAACCCAAAGGGCGAGAGGACCGAGAGACCAAGGAAGAGATCCTAAGCAGTACACAATAACGTCAATATTTACCCTGatataagttaaaaaaaaactactttAAAAGATGAGACACATTTCATTTTGAACGGCCCAAATTTAGGtcatctatctatatatatatataaagaacttttaaatttgattagTCCATTTGCAAACTTTTGTACCAATAAGTTGTTGAAAAAGTTAGTAAAAGCAAGAAGAATGAAAAACTTTTACCATAACAAAGGGGAAAGAAAGAATAGAATGAGAGGAAACAAAAAAGCAAAAGGCCCTCTTGATTCCCAAACTACAAAGCTTTCCTTCCCACAACCAAATCCCATCATCTACTAATTACTTCTATATACCTATtgagaaagaaaacaaaaaaaggaaCTTAAAAATAATCTCCAAGTGGTTGTAACTAAACAACATTCTTAATTACACATAAACCCAACAACTTAATTAACTAACAAACTTCAACCAAAAAAAGTTATTGCATTATCTCTCAAATAGTAAAACCCATAACCTTGGTCTTTTTAATAGCTATATATTGTTGTATGCTATATGTTACCATAGTACCAATGTAAAGTGGGAGAGGTACAAGATTCTTAAAATAACCAAACCAAATCGTGAAAATTCCGTTTCTGAATCTATAAGTATTTTATATtatgagcaaaaaaaaaaaaaaaaaaatgaacgtccattaatttatatttgatttgACAACTCAGATAACCTATCAACAGACACATAAAAAAGACGATAAGTCTTGTAAATTAGGTCTGTGAGAAAAGTAGTTATATAAGAACCGATTTAATCTCAATCAATTATGATAAAATCTTATTCCACTTTTATACAAATTGTATTtcgataaaataaaaaacagttAGAAAATTTAAAGGTTAAATTCGATTTACAATAAAAGAACGATAAGACAAAGATCGAAATTTATTTGAGTTTGTTCCATTGTTGAACAACATCAATAATAACAAAGAAATATTGGGTTTCTTGCAAAAGACACCTTGCAAAGCACTAAGTTAATATAAATtcccaaattgaaaaagaaaaaagaaaacataactTGGCTTCATAGCCAAGAAACCTTAGCTTCCACAAATAACAATCATATGATTATAGTCCACAAAAATCTCAATTCTTATCCAATTATATTGGCATAATTAATACTCCATAAAAATAAATTGCTAGTGATTGAACAACAAATGGGatcattttattaatatatatataacaccATTGCTATTTGATTATAATCAAGGATAATGGTGAGGAGATTAgatgataaataattaatatcctTGATCTTAATCAAGATTTTTGTTACCATATTATAAGATGTTTGATACTAAAAATCAAAGTTTAATATAATTTCGAAAGTGGACATTGCTTGCAAGGTTAGTCATGATGCTTATTTGTAGCTAACATTGATATGATTGAACTTCAAAGGGACTGTTTTCCATCATGAAAATCATAAAATATACATCATGAATCATatataccaaaaaaaataaaaagaaatttgtcATTACATTGGAATTATATGCCACATATTGTTACATAAAGTTTGcaccaattttttttctttttttttggtatttacTTATCTCATGTGATTCCTTTGGTTGACATTACATTTTTTTTGCATCAATTTTAAGGCAAACCATTGTTTGATTTTATACAAAGAATGAAGGAAGAAATCAAAccatattaataaaaaaaatgacaaaataatcCCACTAAAAAAATTTAGTAAATAATTTCTAAAGTTGGTTGTTGTGATTAAATCGAGTTTGactcaattaattttgaatcaggtTTTAATTTATTCAATAATTTTCCATTTCAAATAATTCATCTTTCGATAATAATAagtatcattttttttataaactaatagttaattaataataataaacttaaAAAGAGAATCTAACTCAAATATTTAGATTTCACGATACTTAAAAACTATCATAATCAATATTCATGACAATTATTTTGCACCCTTGTATCGTTGGTAAAGATATAAACATTAACGATAGTTTTTAatgacaacaaaaaaaaaaatattgacaaTGATAAACTGTCATTATCAAGTTTACTAAGACATGTTATCATTGTTTCACGTCGGAATTATATTTGTTATAGAAActagaaaacaaaaattttaaaactcgTTGACAATTCCTTTAAAGTAAGTTTTTTCttgaaggggaaaaaaaaaaaagattgaaaatgaACTTTTATGTTGTTGATTAGATATTGGTTGTTCCCAACTCTTTTTACCAATTTTAAATGGGTCCAATTCAGTtgcttttgaaaatttattgccttttatttttcctttaaatGCCAATACCAAATATTTGGGCCATTAAATACACATAATCAATCTTCATTATAGTTTAATTCCtaaaagaaaattcatttcCATTTTGAATAATGTCTCCTTCAATTTCCTTATGTTTAAGGTTTTACATACTTTGAAATATATAGGATGAAAAATGTTATAGCTTTATCAGTGGTTTATTGATATAATAGTTTTTCTTCTTGTTAATGGATTCTTAATGTTGTATATTGAAGAGAGTAATCAATCTATTTAGTTTTGAGATTCTCGAGATTGAATATGCTAAAGAGAAATTCTTACCCTACTTTTGAAATTCACGATATGCTATACGATATGATGTTTATGGAATTTAGGAATAACTTgtgattaattatttttttgagGGAATTCTCATTTTATCTCTTTAAGCTACATATCAGTGTAGAATCAAACTAGGCGTCTGAATGGATGTTGACTATCGCAGTGAAAGAACGTGGGACTCTTAACGACATTGATCGCTGGAAGGAGTTTCATGAGTTGTGAAAAACCGTTGGGTTGAAGTTCAGGAGTTTCATGAGTTAATGACTCTTAACTCACATGTAATTGGGAAAAACCGTTGGGTTGAAGTTCcgataaagaaagaagaaacggATTTTGAAGGATGTTGGACTAACACAAACTGTTTTATAATCGATTCAGCCTTGTGAGGATATATTGATTTCCAGATTCTTTGAAACCAATTTTCAACATCTTCGGAAGTTGATCAATAATTTGGAATCCTTTCATTCATTAATTCCCTTTTCCCTATTTTGGACAAATTAATTTCCATTTGGTTACCCTTTTTAGGATTATTTTGGTgtatttaattttcataaataatcaAGACTTGATTGGTTACCCTTTTTAGGCTACATCAAGATATAACAGTTAAATATTTAAGTCCTACCTAAATTATAATGATTCACAATATTTTGGAGATTTAATTCAAACTATATGATAAACACTAAACAACTTGTTCAATATTAAATATCTAGAATAGTTAATGTTAAATATTTGTGTTTGATCCACCAATTTTATAATTGTATCAATCTAAAATCTCTTTTacattatatttgaatatactcgtaaaattttaagatttaaattgattgattgtaaaaattcaaaatttagttCGATATAACTCTTACATCCAGGAATTTTGATTTGTTCTTCAAAGTTAGTGTTATCATGTACATGTTATGTACACTTTTTTTTGGTACGATAAATACAAATCAACGAAATTGAACCTTCAACATCTTAAATACTACTTAACTTAGTTGCTATAGGTAAAAcatagtatatttttttttttccttttcttatacaattttaaaaatttgcccccttttttctttctttttttttttaataaaaaaataaaaaaatcaatctaattgtaaaaaaaaaaaagttgtaaaaACAAGgcacaaacaaaataaaaaatcgaaaaaatataatattaaaataataaaatacaatatataatataaataaataaataagaaattaaagaaaattagaaaatccCAAAATTCTCCTTTTCTTCCCACTTATTTGGATTTCTCTCCAATTTTGCTGTTTGAAGGTAGATTCTATAGGCAATTTGACAAGCATGAGGTGGATTACATGACCCACATGACTTGAATGTTGGATGACCAATAAGTTGATACGTGGCTATGGCCATCAAGCACACTATCGAACCATGGATatcaatatttataataaaaactACATTTTAAAAACCTTATTAAAAATAGTGTTTCTAAACCTATTTCCCAAAAGTCAACAAccataaacaaaaaataattagtTAATAGTTCATTGAAAATGCTACATTTCGTCCATTATAATTTCTACATTAGGGTCACTAACTAACGACACAATGATTTCAAAGATCCATTTGAACCACTTTTCATAACTTAGGAATCAAACTATTGAATATTTAAACTTAAGAATTAAATACAATTCTTACTCCAATTTAATAAACTAACCTAAAGAAAAGGCAGTAGGGGCACAAATTCAATATAGAAAGGGAAAATCATTGGGCTCATCATTATCATTATAAAAACCTTTTATTTCCACTTGGTTACCTTGAGTTGCAATCTCCATTCAACTATGGCATTAATGATTTCCAAATTCATTAAGATATTGGTTGCCTTAGGTCAAACATAGctttctaattttttattataactAGCAAGTAATAATAATCAGAAGATTACCCTTTGGTTGCCCTACTTGTATACAACTTGGTGTGGGATGAATAGCCTTGTTCATAAGCCACAAGCACAACTCATCACCTGAGACTATACCTGAGCCTCCAACCTTTGGTTAATTCTCCAACTAAAGTTCACACAGTTGTACAGAACCTATAGAACAAATCCTGTTCGAGTAAGATCGTAACCGTAAAGTTCAATCTACTCCACTGAAATTGAGTTATAATGAGTTTCAGAAAGGCGAACAAAGTGAATGACAGAATGAAATGATGCCTTGGGGATATTTTAAACTCAGAAGCATGTAAGCCAGCCAGccataataataaagaaaggaaaagggtAGTGGAAGGTGTGCTCAATTTTACAACTCTGCAGAAGTAAATGGGCCTTAGATGCCAAAAAATGAGAGAACTCGGAATGACATAATAATTTGATCACAAAAACTAATTAACTGTTCATTTCCTATTGCTCTATAACTCTATTTCTAAAGCCACCCCGCTAGAATCAGGAAGAATATATAGATATCTTTTCCAAAAATACATACTAGAAGATTAAAGGGGGTGAAACTGACGTTATATGCTTGGGACTACACAGAACCTCCCCTGGTGGATGCTGCTCGACTCCCTTGAGAAATGGGGATTCTCATGAATCATCATCAGACGGTAAAGTTGGGCTCTTTGTACAGCTTTCTTTATTGTGAAGTTCCAACAGTTTCTTTTCTGGATTACAAAGTCCTGAAGAAGAACAATGATTTTACAGGATCATCAACTTCTACTTGACCAACGCAAACAGAAAATTTATACCATCTAACAATTCTCATCCAATGGGGTATTGATTAATATTGCATTGCAAATAAGCCTATGGTAAATGACATAGAATATATTGTATTTCAAGTATCAGTTATGAAAGCCACCTCTCTAAAGTTTATGATCGTTAATATGTACTTGAAAATGTAAAGATCTATCATCTCTAACATAAGTCAACTCACAATGGTTAGCACAAGTTTCTGGATAATTACAGTGAGGTGTTGGATACTAATTTGTGTTCAAAGCTTTTGGAGCATCTCAACCCAGCAGAGAAGCTGCAAAGTTCTTAGCTGGATAGAAAAATGTGTTCCATGTTTTTTTCAAGATAGCATTTTTGGATAATTTAGGAAACATAACATGGGAAAAAAATGTAAGGATTGGGGCTTGAATATGAGTTTAGAGGGGGATGGGGGCCAATTTTACCACTAGACTAGTTGCTGTTTTTGGTCATATTTCagttatatatgtatatagagCATAAAGTTGAGGGGAGGCTCGAGCTCTCCCATACCTATACTAAATCCGCCATTGTTGGCAAAGGAATAGAATGAGCTGTTGGTTTGTAAAGGGAGTGGGatgactatttttcttttttgctagTTTGAATTATGATCAGAGAGGTTTTTTCTAAATAACATTACATTATATGGACAGAGTGTATCTTATTATGGGAGTTTgaatttattttgtattatggtGCGGGAGACAAAACTGTTTTTCTTCATAACTTACGTAGCTTTTCATTCTACAAGTGAGCTGTTCTGTTtcagattattattattattaatggacAAGAAcaaatttttcttaattttagaaaatatatttgaGTACAACAAACACCAACCTGAACACTTGGGGATATCCCATACTGCAATAGATGTTGGCGTACAGTCTGGTTGACAGAGTGCTTTTTCATTCTCATGATTAACATTCATAGCGAGCATCCAAGCACCTATTGTTACATCCTCATTGCTGAACATCCGGAAACTACAATTTCATGAAATTTGACACATTATAAACAACAGAAAGATttcaaaagaaaacaagaaaccAAAATATCAATCTGCTCTCTTTTCAACATCACGACTTCCTTTCTCAGTAACAACAACATAAACAAGAATTTCCATGGGCAGAGAAATTTAAATCTTCAATTAGGAATGCATGTTGTACGTAGCAAAAATTGCAGACCAacaggaaaaaaagaaaaagaaaaaaaagagaccAATGCAAGAAGATCAATTTCAACAGCAGTATAGTTGATAAAACTTAGAAAGCAATCAACTCAAAGATCTCCATGACACAAATACTACTGACTAGTGAACTTTGTAGCAAGAGTATTATATATCGAAGATGGGTAAAAAGAACCAAATGAAAAAATTCCAATTGAAAATAGGTAACCCTAAGGTCCACAAAAGATTAAAAGCTTTAAAGGAACAAACTTACCTATTATTTTTAAGAGCAACCAAGCTTGCAACAACATCAGCCGAAAGGATATATATTGGACCATAGGCATGAAAGAAGTACTCATTTCCAAGCAAAGGGGACAGTGGCTCATACCTACAAAAAATTAATCAGTATGGTCATGTTACTGATCAAACAAAAGGGAAGTAGTCAATAAAAATCATCAAAACTCAGACTGAATCTGGAATCTGTAGGATGACAGCTGATCCGTTAACTCTTGCATTGTTGTAGCCTATATTAATTTTGGTACATATGCACTATATATCTCTTGACTAATGAACATGATATGGTACTGTTACCAACTTACCACAACATTAGCATACACGTCAATAAATTTTAGAACTACTAATTTACTTGTAAACTTTTAAAGCTATAGCAATTCTGATCTACTGTTCTCAAATGATAGTTATGATCAATCGGAATATCATTTCCCTCTAATTTCAGTACTTTGTAATCTTAGTTTGCAGAATAAGATCCGCTAAATCAAACGGCTAAGGCCCTTCCTTCCAGCTGAACAAGATAAAATGTGTTTTGGCATGGTTGTTAATATATATGCTCaggtatatatatgtatatatacacacatgtATTTTAATAAGCTTAGATAAAGAAATATAGAACACAAAAAAAATGGTAAGGTTACACAGcaaagtaaaaaagaaagagaatcaGACCATTTCAACTTCGGATCTGTGAAAACTGGGCCTTTTTTCATGCAGCCAATATAAGTTTGAGAGTGTGATCGTTCTTTAGCAAGTAGAAGTGAAAGGCGATCTAGAAAGATGGAACCAACTGTATCAAATCCCAAAAATAACATGGAGATCTGCAAATAATGAATTCATTTCAGAGAACACAGTCACCTGGCCTTAAATATATATCATCATCAGCTTTGACGTAAAATTCAGAATCATATAGTGCATATGCAGCTTTAAAGAACGCTAGCCTGTAATTTAAGAGTAAAATATCAGTCATTCCAAAACAAATGGAATCAAATTCTCCTTCAATAAAATATTGTTCATACTAACGTTTTATAAGGTAGCTTACTATACTCTTCTTCAATATCCAATAGCAAAAAATCGTCGTACTCTGCTACCTCCTTTTTGAGTTCCAACATTTTCGCCTTATTACTTGTCTTTCCAATTATAAACCTGAAGGCCAAGCCAGTGGATTCTTCCAAACTGGGAGCCACCACTGATGTCAGTGCATAAATTACTATAAGCACAACTACTATGAACCTAATGAAATACCATATCATTCCCAGAAAGTTGCATCCTGATAAGCCCACGAATATCCAGAgttacaagaaaaaaaaaaaaaaaagcaaacaaGATAGATTCTCATCAATAtaacaagatttttttttttttgaaatagtGTGTGATCTGTATTAACTTCAGGGGTACGTAACTTAATGCCATTGCCCAAATCAAGCAAATGGAAATACAAGGATAAACATTCATCTAATAAAGACATGGCAGGATCCAGATCAGTAGAAGCGTATGAATACTAGTTCAAAAAGCAACATTCACGAAAAGTAATTAGAATCACGAACAAGATAGAAATGAAGGTTACCGTTGAAGTCCTTCCCGATCAGAAGGCAACCATGTATTTCGCAAAGATCGCCGGCGACCAACAGATGAAAACCCAGTTTGGATCCCAACAAAGCCCATCACTTTATGGCGCTTCGCATCACTACCAGTAGTAACAGAAGCACCAGAATCAGGCGCTTTGTCCCAAACGACTCTGACGGTTCTGGGTTGACGGTTGGAGCAATTGTAAGGGAGATGAGGAGTGAAGAAAAAAGTGAGGACGAAGATGAAGCCAGAAattccgatgagaagaaaaaaggagaGAAGGAAGAGGGAGGATCTGCTAGAGTAGAATGGAGAAGTGGGGGAATGGCGAGAGTGAAAAAGCTTGGGCGATGAAGGCATGGCGGAAATCGAAGAAGCCTCCTCTCCGATTCAGTTGATAGCCGCTCTCCGGTTTCTACTTGCGGCAGctcacattttcttttttcctttttattcctttttgtttttttagtttgagtaaaatataagtttttttttttttttttttttttttttttttttttgtatgaagtaaaaaataagataattgcaatcaaaaataatttgtaggggttttttaaaaaataaaacaaaactattTAAAGTCCATATCAAAAtcactaaaattaaaatttttaaatattttatttttatatttacatTTCTAAAAAAATCGAGTAATACATTTTTTTGGGTGATTCTTTTTCTACTTTCCAAATAACTTGTTTTGATTTTCATTTCATTAATTGGTTATTCTATAAATTGAATGAACCTTGGTTTGATTGAACTTCTAGGtttcccccccttttttttAAAGAGAATTAAATATGGCTTTGATTCGATGAGTAACTAAATGCAATTAAATTggtttaatttagaaaaattattttaaatgagtTGAAGATATTTATAAATAGAACAAAATATCTAAATTAGTATAAATTACTAAGAGATAGATAGAAGTCTATGATGgaattttgttgtatttaaagaaattttgttttattttgctatatttaaaaataatttttaatgtATGGAGTCTTTTCCTCTAGAGGAGTCAGGTGATTTGTGAAAGTAAATAATATATGTTGAACTTgaaattatgattatgcattggtTGAATTATATACAATTAACCTTTAAAATTCATTAATGTATTCAACGTTTTTTGATTAATAAATATTGTGCTTAAAGGCTTCTGAGTTTCAAGAGATGTTAGGTAGGTAAAAAGGCCTTTTAAACTTGAAGTTGTAAATTAAGTAGTTTGtttaacacaaaattaaaattttttgaaatttatgaaaccaCTCTATTAgtgaaacattttaaaaattagtgatatacatatatatatattaacaaaacatagaaatttttttttaaatgaacttaaataattatatattttttaaatagtttaatattatatatacatattgtttttaatttttgctTTCTGTAGCAATTTCCCATTGTTTTAGTCTTGGGAGTCATAAACGTCTTTTAACAATTCTAAATAtcaagaattttttaaaatacttataaatataacaaaattttaattttattaatgatagagGATAGTAGTTTATGGACAATatctatttataatattttactatatttataaatatttgaatttattttgctaaatttaaaaaactgcTTTTCTAACCTATGTTGTTTATGTCAAACATTTAATAACGAACATTAGTAGTGTAGTAATTTTTCAATGAGAGTAACTAGACTAAGTAATTTTTCAATTGTCACCAAGTCCATAAAGATTAATTATCACAATTAAGCCAAACCTCTTTAATTCCCTTCGCTGGTCAAAACTATCAAGTAAATGACAATGATGTTCTTAGAACGTTAAAGTAATTATGAATTTAGAGTGCATAAATGTTGGATCGTTTTGGTTCAAGTTGACAAGGAAGCAATTGTGTTGTAATTAATTACAGATTATAACAAGAGAAAAGAACACATAAGATTGTTGTCTGCAAGGAAAACAGTTTTCTTTATATAGGATCAgatttcatcttttttctttttcaatcaaCAATGGAGTCTGCTTCCAGTCTACAAAGATGAGTCTACAAAGATGCTTCATTATACATACATACTTGAAGACCCTACATTAAAAAAAACCATCTTAACTTGAAACTTAGGTCATTCTCTAATTGAGGAAATTCATGTTCACTGGACAGCTTTGAAAAATGGTCCTGCAAACTCATTTCCTGGACTTCACCTCTTTAATTCTACTACCCCTCTCTCTAAACTTCGATCTTTGCCTTTGCATTACCTAAGTTAGAACAACAGGTTCTACAAATCTAGTCATAGTGGCTCCATGAACTCCTTCATCCCAGCTCTTTCCTTCCGAAAGCTGAATGTCGCATTCTACGCCAACTTCTACTTTCAACAGCTTTTTTGCCTCGTGGTTGCAGGTTTCGGTTGTGGCACCAACTATGTCAGTGCAACAGTTTGACTCAACAAATTTCTGTCCTGGAGAAGTATCCAATCCATTTGATTCAACCAACTGCAATGTAGATGAATCGACTGGAGGAGCTGGATTTGCTTCGTGATCGTCCTTTGTCTTTTCACCATTGTGTTCTTGTAATTCTTGATATTTTGAACATTTCATTTCCATTCTAGGACATGGTTCATTGGAATTGCATTGCTGTTTCGTATTGGTGTCAAGTTGTACTCCTGCATGAATTCCTGAATTAGTTGATCCGTTCAAATGAAACAATGCTATATAATCATTTCCTTTTATATTactaaatcaataaaattactTTGAGAGAAATACAGTTTAAAAATCTAACATTATAGGGAACAAATGACACTTGCCTACTGTTGTCTCTGTAGTTTGGCCACTTACATACAGGGCCTTTTTTAGGAGTACTGTTCCGGGAAACACCATCAAATTGAACCTGTGAAGACTTTGTTTCTCCTCATTTTCCACAGGTGCAAAGCCAAAACCTTCGGTCCATGTCTCCACTAGACTAGGAATTGCAGCTATCACAAGCTTTTTCACCTTAAAAGACATCAGCATCTGGAACACCCACAAAAATAACGATGCTAAGAGACTTCAACAGAAAAATCTACACCGGATGTACTAGAAAAACCTGTATATACAAAATCCAAATCGAAGTGTTGCCACCAAAATGCAAACTCTCTATTAGgtgttatttttttaacaataaacaACTTCACATTGATATAATGAGAAGGAATAAGTGTTAAAAGGGTTACAAATTCCAAAGGGAAAGGGAGtgaaagttttttttatagGATTCTCTCTCTTAGTTATTAAAACTAGGGTTAGACATCTAACGGTAGAGTACTTCTTTCATTTTCCAGAGTCGTGATCTTTTATAGAGGATGATTAGTGAGTTAAGTAGCTCTCTCTTTCACTTCATTGCATTTTCCTTTCAATAATAGAAGTTGAACTCGCGTAGAAAATATGAAGAATAAAAGTAAAACAATTAACAAGTTTCATGGCAAGGCATGGAAAAATACCTCCTCTATTGCTTTCAGTAGACGCCTACACATTCCCTGGCGTCGATATTTACTACAAGTTGCAATTAGGGGCATCTCAGCCAGTTCTGATCCATGTACCCTACAACAAGAAAGTTTGAATAAACATGGAAAATGCCAACTCAAATAATTGTAATAGGTCACAAACAGTTGGAACCatctaaaatataatatatccGAAAGAAAATATTCTTCAAATTCATCAGACATAGAATGTTGACATCAGAATGTTTGGTGACACGGAACAAACATTGACAAAAATGGTCCATATTTGCTTATAATGTTGAAAATAATATGATCCGTTCAATCTGGTAGTTGAATACTATTTGGACAGGAAAAAGAACTACGTTAAACTCAATCTGGACACGTCAATAGGCCAAGACAAACGAGTTTGAATTTAAAATGTCCTTTTGCTCCTTGTACTCTAAACTCCATTCTAACCATAAACTAAAAACATGGACTTTCTTAAGGATTTATCGGAAGTACAAGAACATTAACATTAGAAAGTACATGAAGTGAAACCCAGAGGATGAAACATCAGCACAAGGAATAATTAAGGATACCTGATAGAAGCTACACATAGCAGCACATCATCTTTCTCAAGTATCACAGTGTAGAATCCATGAAAGTCCAGACGAGGAAAACTAGACCTGCACATCACATCAGAGAACACAAGAATTTGAGAAATAAGAGTAGCTTTTTATGAGACAACGTATTATGGTGGAAAGAGTGACCGAGCCAACAAAAAATGAGAGTAGAAAGATGATGAGAATAAAAGATGTTGGAGCTCAAACTTCAGTGCCACTGGTTTAAGCTTATATGAAAACTTTCCAACTTTTCAAGGTTCATGTTTCTAGAAAAGAAAACTCAATTGTATTAAAGGCCTTCAGAACTACCC
This region of Cucumis melo cultivar AY chromosome 7, USDA_Cmelo_AY_1.0, whole genome shotgun sequence genomic DNA includes:
- the LOC103501806 gene encoding probable beta-1,3-galactosyltransferase 13; this encodes MPSSPKLFHSRHSPTSPFYSSRSSLFLLSFFLLIGISGFIFVLTFFFTPHLPYNCSNRQPRTVRVVWDKAPDSGASVTTGSDAKRHKVMGFVGIQTGFSSVGRRRSLRNTWLPSDREGLQRLEESTGLAFRFIIGKTSNKAKMLELKKEVAEYDDFLLLDIEEEYSKLPYKTLAFFKAAYALYDSEFYVKADDDIYLRPDRLSLLLAKERSHSQTYIGCMKKGPVFTDPKLKWYEPLSPLLGNEYFFHAYGPIYILSADVVASLVALKNNSFRMFSNEDVTIGAWMLAMNVNHENEKALCQPDCTPTSIAVWDIPKCSGLCNPEKKLLELHNKESCTKSPTLPSDDDS